From Coffea arabica cultivar ET-39 chromosome 10e, Coffea Arabica ET-39 HiFi, whole genome shotgun sequence, one genomic window encodes:
- the LOC113711655 gene encoding uncharacterized protein isoform X2: MAKAKGSNDSWDREKCNKIFNAMVHLLQNQQTQIQYLAKDRKLLEDIVKLQHERWTSDVNLLKEHIFQMRRDLTMQEKERIVEATKADMVMGLKLRESFLYKQKFDSELADFREWFEQLARKCSEKDTSADVIKKGEEHRYKALESNLKRLQCENEKLMLDKNSEISALLAEKNFVWNQYKLMETNLNEQLRQKRADVESANEKIWGLLSSMEDMQSSNSVKDRMIARLNDDIARLRSDLVKNDEEVSRLSRKLEALRRLRKDSMTPVLGRCTTESGNTNSKAKSGMTVTTKKELDSSLTLEKECKSSKRKAVDTIQVSNTPKLFTSSFKVPKLKNSSPAVH; this comes from the exons ATGGCGAAAGCCAAAGGCTCAAATGACTCATGGGACCGTGAAAAATGCAACAAAATATTTAACGCTATGGTCCACTTGTTGCAGAATCAGCAGACGCAAATTCAATATCTGGCTAAAGACAGGAAGCTTCTTGAAGACATAGTTAAGTTACAGCATGAACGCTGGACTTCTGATGTTAATCTTCTGAAAGAGCATATCTTCCAG ATGAGGAGGGATTTGACCATgcaagaaaaggagcgcatcgTTGAGGCTACTAAAGCTGATATGGTTATGGGTTTGAAGTTGAGGGAGTCTTTCCTGTACAAGCAGAAATTTG ATAGTGAATTGGCTGATTTTAGGGAATGGTTTGAACAGCTTGCTCGTAAGTGTTCGGAAAAG GATACATCTGCTGATGTGATTAAAAAAGGAGAAGAGCATCGGTATAAAGCTCTGGAGAGTAATTTGAAAAGGCTGCAATGTGAAAATGAGAAGCTTATGTTAGATAAGAATTCAGAGATTTCTGCTCTGCTGGCTGAGAAGAATTTTGTCTGGAACCAGTATAAACTAATGGAGACCAATTTGAATGAGCAATTGAGACAGAAGCGTGCTGATGTTGAATCTGCAAATGAGAAGATATGGGGGCTTCTGTCCAGCATGGAGGATATGCAGTCTTCTAATTCTGTAAAGGATAGAATGATTGCAAGATTAAACGATGACATTGCTAGGCTAAGATCTGACTTAGTTAAAAATGATGAAGAAGTTTCCAGACTATCTAGGAAGCTGGAGGCGTTAAGGAGGTTGAGAAAAGATTCTATGACCCCAGTGTTAGGTCGCTGCACAACTGAATCTGGGAATACCAACTCAAAAGCCAAGAGTGGGATGACAGTAACGACAAAGAAAGAGTTAGATTCTTCCCTTACACTTGAAAAG GAATGCAAAAGTTCAAAGAGGAAAGCAGTTGATACTATTCAGGTCTCTAACACTCCCAAATTGTTCACGTCCTCATTTAAGGTTCCTAAGCTGAAGAATTCATCTCCAGCTGTCCATTGA
- the LOC113711655 gene encoding uncharacterized protein isoform X1 produces the protein MAKAKGSNDSWDREKCNKIFNAMVHLLQNQQTQIQYLAKDRKLLEDIVKLQHERWTSDVNLLKEHIFQMRRDLTMQEKERIVEATKADMVMGLKLRESFLYKQKFENADSELADFREWFEQLARKCSEKDTSADVIKKGEEHRYKALESNLKRLQCENEKLMLDKNSEISALLAEKNFVWNQYKLMETNLNEQLRQKRADVESANEKIWGLLSSMEDMQSSNSVKDRMIARLNDDIARLRSDLVKNDEEVSRLSRKLEALRRLRKDSMTPVLGRCTTESGNTNSKAKSGMTVTTKKELDSSLTLEKECKSSKRKAVDTIQVSNTPKLFTSSFKVPKLKNSSPAVH, from the exons ATGGCGAAAGCCAAAGGCTCAAATGACTCATGGGACCGTGAAAAATGCAACAAAATATTTAACGCTATGGTCCACTTGTTGCAGAATCAGCAGACGCAAATTCAATATCTGGCTAAAGACAGGAAGCTTCTTGAAGACATAGTTAAGTTACAGCATGAACGCTGGACTTCTGATGTTAATCTTCTGAAAGAGCATATCTTCCAG ATGAGGAGGGATTTGACCATgcaagaaaaggagcgcatcgTTGAGGCTACTAAAGCTGATATGGTTATGGGTTTGAAGTTGAGGGAGTCTTTCCTGTACAAGCAGAAATTTG AAAATGCAGATAGTGAATTGGCTGATTTTAGGGAATGGTTTGAACAGCTTGCTCGTAAGTGTTCGGAAAAG GATACATCTGCTGATGTGATTAAAAAAGGAGAAGAGCATCGGTATAAAGCTCTGGAGAGTAATTTGAAAAGGCTGCAATGTGAAAATGAGAAGCTTATGTTAGATAAGAATTCAGAGATTTCTGCTCTGCTGGCTGAGAAGAATTTTGTCTGGAACCAGTATAAACTAATGGAGACCAATTTGAATGAGCAATTGAGACAGAAGCGTGCTGATGTTGAATCTGCAAATGAGAAGATATGGGGGCTTCTGTCCAGCATGGAGGATATGCAGTCTTCTAATTCTGTAAAGGATAGAATGATTGCAAGATTAAACGATGACATTGCTAGGCTAAGATCTGACTTAGTTAAAAATGATGAAGAAGTTTCCAGACTATCTAGGAAGCTGGAGGCGTTAAGGAGGTTGAGAAAAGATTCTATGACCCCAGTGTTAGGTCGCTGCACAACTGAATCTGGGAATACCAACTCAAAAGCCAAGAGTGGGATGACAGTAACGACAAAGAAAGAGTTAGATTCTTCCCTTACACTTGAAAAG GAATGCAAAAGTTCAAAGAGGAAAGCAGTTGATACTATTCAGGTCTCTAACACTCCCAAATTGTTCACGTCCTCATTTAAGGTTCCTAAGCTGAAGAATTCATCTCCAGCTGTCCATTGA